A single Calidifontibacter indicus DNA region contains:
- the ileS gene encoding isoleucine--tRNA ligase — protein MTYPKVDLTAPAEQQAAGVSSTPNFPAIEQAVLRYWDADGTFRASVAQRDAGVDGANEFVFYDGPPFANGLPHYGHLLTGYVKDIVPRFQTMRGKKVERRFGWDTHGLPAELEAMRQLGLKTKDEILEMGIDKFNAAARASVLKYTGEWEAYVNRMGRWVDFENDYKTLNATFMESVLWVFKQLYDKGLAYQGFRVLPYCWNDETPLSNHELRMDDDVYQMRQDPAVTVGFRCDSGELEGALFLIWTTTPWTLPSNLAVMVHPDIDYVVVESDVTGSTERYVIAEPRVQAYAKELFGDAKADWSDKVVRRLKGREMFGATYTPPFSYYLGHENSFRVVEADFVTTTDGTGLVHSAGAFGEDDMMVTDREGMAPVIPVGPNGRFTYPVGEYEGMQVFDANPHIIDHLKAATRGEGASGSVSPGTVLLRRETYDHSYPHCWRCRNPLIYMAVSSWFVSVTEFKDKMLANNQQINWVPGNVKDGQFGKWLENARDWSISRNRFWGSPIPIWKSDDPQYPRIDVYGSFAELERDFGRVPTNADGEPDLHRPYIDELTRPNPDDPTGKSTMRRVEDVMDVWFDSGSMPYGQVHYPFENAQWFEHHYPADFIVEYIGQTRGWFYTLHVLASALFDRPAFENVICHGIVLGSDGQKMSKSLRNYPDVNEVFDRDGADAMRWFLMSSSILRGGNLIVSEEGIRGGVRQVMLPLWSSWYFFSLYANAAGYEAKWSTASQNVLDRYLLAKTRDLVTQVTAYLDEYDVASACEATAGFADVLTNWYIRRSRDRFWSVGKDGDNGADTEAFDTLYTVLETLTRVAAPLLPFTAEQVWRGLTGGRSVHLADYPVADDLPADDALVTAMDRVRAVCSTTSSLRKAEGLRVRLPLGGLTVVVPDAAAVQPFADLIADEVNVKKVDLVDLASAAEEDFGLTRRLTVNARAAGPRLGKDVQLAIKGSKSGDWSVADDGTVTSGGLALVEGEYTLETVVAQGESGSTAPAKLPGGGFVVLDTEVTDALRAEGVARDVIRGIQQARRDAALDVSDRISVAIVGDEPVWQAVLEHQGLIMGETLAVQLGAAGGDQVLPGATPMTLSDGLSANVALKKVEPR, from the coding sequence ATGACCTACCCCAAGGTTGATCTCACCGCACCCGCCGAGCAGCAGGCTGCCGGCGTCTCGTCGACCCCGAACTTTCCGGCGATCGAGCAGGCGGTGCTGCGTTACTGGGACGCCGACGGCACCTTCCGTGCGTCCGTCGCCCAGCGTGACGCGGGCGTCGACGGGGCCAACGAGTTCGTGTTCTACGACGGTCCGCCGTTCGCGAACGGTCTGCCGCACTACGGCCACCTGCTCACCGGCTACGTCAAGGACATCGTGCCGCGGTTCCAAACGATGCGCGGCAAGAAGGTCGAGCGCCGCTTCGGTTGGGACACCCACGGCCTGCCCGCCGAGCTCGAGGCGATGCGCCAACTCGGGCTGAAGACCAAGGACGAGATCCTCGAGATGGGGATCGACAAGTTCAACGCGGCCGCCCGCGCGTCGGTGCTGAAGTACACCGGCGAATGGGAGGCCTACGTCAACCGGATGGGTCGCTGGGTCGACTTCGAGAACGACTACAAGACCCTCAACGCGACCTTCATGGAGTCGGTGCTGTGGGTCTTCAAGCAGCTCTACGACAAGGGCTTGGCCTACCAGGGCTTCCGGGTGCTGCCGTACTGCTGGAACGACGAGACCCCGCTGTCGAACCACGAGCTGCGGATGGACGACGACGTCTACCAGATGCGGCAAGACCCGGCTGTGACCGTCGGGTTCCGTTGCGACAGTGGTGAACTCGAAGGTGCGCTCTTCCTGATCTGGACCACGACGCCGTGGACGCTGCCGAGCAACCTCGCGGTGATGGTGCACCCCGACATCGATTACGTCGTCGTGGAGTCGGATGTCACCGGCAGCACCGAGCGCTACGTGATCGCCGAGCCGCGGGTGCAGGCGTACGCCAAGGAACTCTTCGGTGACGCCAAGGCCGACTGGTCGGACAAGGTGGTGCGCCGGCTGAAGGGCCGCGAGATGTTCGGCGCCACCTACACGCCGCCGTTCTCCTACTACCTCGGCCACGAGAACTCCTTCCGGGTCGTCGAGGCCGACTTCGTCACCACCACCGATGGCACCGGGCTGGTGCACAGCGCCGGCGCCTTCGGTGAGGACGACATGATGGTCACCGACCGCGAGGGCATGGCCCCGGTGATCCCGGTCGGCCCGAACGGCCGGTTCACCTACCCGGTGGGCGAATACGAAGGCATGCAGGTCTTCGATGCCAACCCGCACATCATCGACCACCTCAAGGCGGCCACGCGGGGCGAGGGCGCGAGCGGCTCGGTCAGCCCCGGCACCGTCCTGCTGCGTCGAGAGACCTACGACCACAGCTACCCGCACTGCTGGCGCTGCCGTAACCCGCTGATCTACATGGCGGTCTCGTCGTGGTTCGTCTCGGTCACCGAGTTCAAGGACAAGATGCTGGCGAACAACCAGCAGATCAACTGGGTGCCGGGCAACGTCAAGGACGGCCAGTTCGGCAAGTGGTTGGAGAACGCCCGCGACTGGTCGATCTCGCGAAACCGCTTCTGGGGCAGCCCGATCCCGATCTGGAAGTCCGACGACCCGCAGTACCCGCGGATCGACGTCTACGGCTCGTTCGCCGAGTTGGAGCGCGACTTCGGCCGGGTGCCGACCAACGCCGACGGCGAACCCGACCTGCACCGTCCGTACATCGACGAGCTCACCCGGCCCAACCCCGACGACCCCACCGGCAAGTCGACGATGCGCCGCGTCGAGGACGTCATGGACGTCTGGTTCGACTCCGGCTCGATGCCGTACGGCCAGGTGCACTACCCGTTCGAGAACGCGCAGTGGTTCGAGCACCACTACCCGGCCGACTTCATCGTCGAGTACATCGGTCAGACCCGCGGCTGGTTCTACACGCTGCACGTGCTGGCCAGCGCGCTGTTCGACCGTCCCGCCTTCGAGAACGTCATCTGCCACGGCATCGTGCTCGGCTCCGACGGGCAGAAGATGAGCAAGTCGCTGCGCAACTACCCCGACGTCAACGAGGTCTTCGACCGCGACGGTGCGGACGCGATGCGGTGGTTCCTCATGTCGTCGTCGATTCTGCGCGGCGGCAACCTCATCGTTTCCGAGGAAGGCATCCGCGGCGGCGTGCGTCAGGTGATGCTGCCGCTGTGGAGCAGTTGGTACTTCTTCAGCCTGTACGCGAACGCGGCCGGTTACGAGGCGAAGTGGTCGACCGCGTCACAGAACGTGCTCGACCGGTATCTGCTGGCCAAGACCCGTGACCTGGTCACGCAGGTCACCGCCTACCTCGACGAATACGACGTGGCGAGCGCGTGCGAGGCCACCGCCGGCTTCGCCGACGTGCTCACCAACTGGTACATCCGTCGCTCCCGCGACCGGTTCTGGTCGGTGGGCAAGGACGGCGACAACGGTGCCGACACCGAGGCCTTCGACACGCTCTACACGGTGTTGGAGACCCTCACCCGGGTCGCGGCGCCGCTGCTTCCCTTCACGGCCGAGCAGGTCTGGCGCGGCCTGACCGGCGGACGTTCGGTGCACCTCGCCGACTACCCGGTCGCCGACGACCTGCCGGCCGACGACGCGCTGGTCACCGCGATGGACCGCGTGCGCGCGGTCTGCTCAACGACCTCGAGTCTGCGCAAGGCCGAGGGACTGCGGGTGCGTCTGCCGCTCGGCGGACTCACCGTGGTCGTGCCGGACGCCGCCGCGGTGCAGCCGTTCGCCGACCTGATCGCCGATGAGGTCAACGTCAAGAAGGTCGACCTCGTCGACCTCGCGTCGGCCGCGGAGGAAGACTTCGGTCTCACCCGCCGGCTCACCGTCAACGCGCGTGCGGCCGGTCCGCGGCTCGGCAAGGACGTGCAGCTCGCGATCAAGGGCAGCAAGTCGGGCGACTGGTCGGTGGCCGACGACGGCACTGTCACCAGTGGCGGACTCGCCCTCGTCGAGGGCGAGTACACGCTCGAAACCGTTGTCGCGCAAGGGGAGTCGGGATCGACCGCACCGGCGAAGCTGCCCGGTGGCGGGTTCGTCGTGCTCGACACCGAGGTGACCGACGCGCTGCGCGCAGAGGGCGTCGCCCGCGACGTCATCCGCGGCATCCAGCAGGCGCGCCGCGACGCCGCGCTCGACGTGAGCGACCGGATCAGCGTCGCGATCGTCGGGGACGAACCGGTTTGGCAGGCGGTGCTGGAGCACCAGGGCTTGATCATGGGCGAGACGCTCGCGGTGCAACTCGGTGCCGCCGGTGGCGACCAGGTGTTGCCGGGTGCGACCCCGATGACGCTCTCCGACGGGCTGAGTGCGAATGTCGCGCTGAAGAAGGTGGAGCCGCGATGA
- a CDS encoding GAD-like domain-containing protein: protein MTITVQRFLDSYAPDPDVRVPGRAFLEYAAANAPAELVELWTRHGLGFYGQQRLALVDPAQWSPVLQRWLGSDVRSFPFAVTSFGHVYHVQGDGPVQCLDPHFLTNNFVAPDVVGFFNDHLPSPQSHLSDLEGPRGGARAKFGDLAEGEIYCFDLPLSLGGQVAPDALAKAAGIEKLIEIHEQTAARR, encoded by the coding sequence ATGACGATCACCGTGCAGCGCTTCCTCGACTCCTACGCGCCCGACCCGGACGTCCGGGTGCCCGGTCGCGCGTTCCTGGAGTACGCAGCAGCGAACGCCCCGGCCGAACTCGTCGAACTCTGGACCCGGCACGGCCTCGGTTTCTACGGCCAGCAGCGTCTCGCCCTCGTCGACCCGGCGCAGTGGTCGCCCGTGCTGCAGCGCTGGCTCGGCAGCGACGTCCGCAGTTTCCCCTTCGCGGTCACCAGCTTCGGCCACGTCTACCACGTCCAGGGCGACGGGCCGGTGCAGTGCCTCGACCCGCACTTCCTCACCAACAACTTCGTCGCTCCCGATGTCGTCGGTTTCTTCAACGACCACCTGCCGAGCCCGCAGTCGCACCTGTCCGACCTCGAGGGTCCGCGCGGCGGGGCCCGTGCCAAGTTCGGTGACCTCGCCGAGGGTGAGATCTACTGTTTCGACCTGCCGCTGTCGCTCGGCGGTCAGGTCGCACCAGACGCGCTCGCGAAGGCCGCTGGCATCGAGAAACTGATCGAGATCCACGAACAGACCGCGGCCCGTCGCTGA
- the valS gene encoding valine--tRNA ligase: MTDASTPAIQVPDKPTVDGLEDKWGQVWREQDTYAFDRERAMQLPREQIFAVDTPPPTASGALHLGHVFGYTQADCLARYHRMTGKEVFYPIGWDDNGLPTERRVQNYYGVRGDATLPYDPDFTPPTEGAEGKSVKAADQKPVGRANFIELCEKLTAIDEVAFEDTFRRLGLSIDWNVQYRTIDDRSRAVAQQAFLRNLARGEAYQAEAPGLWDVTFQTAVAQAELEARDYPGAFHKVSFHKPDGSTVEIETTRPELIPAVVALIAHPDDERYQPLIGSTVTSPLFGVEIPVLAHPAAEPDKGAGIAMCCTFGDLTDVQWWRELQLPIRSIITRNGRITGDLPEWIAGGPGEQLYTEELATKTVHSAREAIVAALRESGDLVGEPVKTQRKANFFEKGDKPLEIVTSRQWYIRNGGRSEQLRDDLVARGQEIDFHPTFMRSRYTNWITGLNGDWLISRQRFFGVQFPVWYRLDEQGEVVHDDPLLAEESRLPVDPTSEVPDGYTEEQRDQPGGFTADTDIMDTWATSSLSPQIAAGWPVAADPLGKNDPELFAKIFPMNMRPQGHDIIRTWLFATVVRAHYEHGSAPWTDAYINGWILDPDRKKMSKSKGNATTPSDMLEANGTDAVRYWAAIARPGTDTVDDPQQIKIGRRLAMKLLNASKFALTMGTEGEPVGGVEAITEPLDRAMIAGLAQVVEQATRAYEAWDYARALDVTETFFWTFCDDYIELVKDRAYGGRDNPVAPEAAASARAALRLALDVQLRLLAPVLCYSAEEVWSWFKQGSVHKAAWPSVDELSSAAGDSAVLDAVGAALAGVRKAKSDAKLGMRAEVSSITFAGPAETLDRVRSGEADLRAAGKVTGLAYADADAFEVRDAQLIPPPPKS; the protein is encoded by the coding sequence ATGACTGACGCCAGTACCCCCGCTATCCAGGTCCCGGACAAGCCCACCGTCGACGGCTTGGAGGACAAGTGGGGACAGGTATGGCGTGAGCAGGACACCTACGCGTTCGACCGCGAGCGTGCGATGCAGTTGCCGCGTGAGCAGATCTTCGCGGTCGACACTCCCCCGCCCACGGCCAGCGGCGCACTCCACCTCGGCCACGTCTTCGGTTACACCCAGGCCGACTGCCTGGCGCGCTACCACCGGATGACCGGCAAGGAGGTGTTCTACCCGATCGGTTGGGACGACAACGGCCTGCCGACCGAGCGTCGGGTGCAGAACTACTACGGCGTGCGCGGCGACGCGACCCTGCCCTACGACCCCGACTTCACCCCGCCGACCGAGGGCGCGGAGGGCAAGTCGGTGAAGGCCGCCGACCAGAAGCCGGTCGGGCGCGCCAACTTCATCGAGCTGTGCGAGAAGCTCACCGCGATCGACGAGGTGGCCTTCGAGGACACCTTCCGCCGGCTCGGGCTCTCCATCGACTGGAACGTGCAGTACCGCACCATCGACGACCGCTCCCGGGCCGTCGCCCAGCAGGCCTTCCTGCGCAACCTGGCCCGCGGTGAGGCCTACCAGGCGGAGGCGCCGGGGCTGTGGGACGTCACCTTCCAGACCGCGGTAGCCCAGGCCGAGCTCGAGGCCCGCGACTACCCGGGCGCCTTCCACAAGGTCAGCTTCCACAAGCCCGACGGCTCCACCGTCGAGATCGAGACCACCCGCCCCGAGCTCATCCCGGCCGTCGTGGCGCTCATCGCCCACCCGGACGACGAGCGTTACCAGCCGCTGATCGGCAGCACGGTCACCTCGCCGCTGTTCGGCGTGGAGATCCCGGTGCTCGCCCACCCGGCGGCCGAGCCCGACAAGGGCGCCGGCATCGCGATGTGCTGCACCTTCGGTGACCTCACCGACGTGCAGTGGTGGCGCGAGCTGCAGTTGCCGATCCGCTCGATCATCACCCGCAACGGCCGCATCACCGGCGATCTACCGGAGTGGATCGCGGGCGGCCCGGGCGAGCAGCTCTACACCGAAGAGCTCGCGACCAAGACCGTGCACTCGGCGCGCGAGGCGATCGTCGCCGCGCTGCGCGAGTCGGGCGACCTGGTCGGCGAACCGGTGAAGACCCAGCGCAAGGCGAACTTCTTCGAGAAGGGTGACAAGCCGCTGGAGATCGTCACCAGCCGCCAGTGGTACATCCGCAACGGCGGCCGCAGCGAGCAGTTGCGCGACGACCTCGTGGCCCGCGGCCAGGAGATCGACTTCCACCCGACGTTCATGCGCAGCCGCTACACCAACTGGATCACCGGGCTCAACGGCGACTGGTTGATCAGCCGGCAGCGCTTCTTCGGTGTGCAGTTCCCGGTCTGGTACCGCCTCGACGAGCAGGGCGAGGTCGTGCACGACGACCCGCTGCTCGCCGAGGAGTCGCGGCTGCCGGTCGACCCCACCAGCGAGGTGCCGGACGGCTACACCGAGGAACAGCGCGACCAGCCGGGTGGGTTCACCGCCGACACCGACATCATGGACACCTGGGCGACGTCGTCGCTCTCGCCGCAGATCGCGGCCGGGTGGCCGGTGGCGGCCGATCCGCTCGGCAAGAACGACCCGGAGCTGTTCGCCAAGATCTTCCCGATGAACATGCGTCCGCAGGGGCACGACATCATCCGCACCTGGCTGTTCGCCACTGTGGTGCGCGCCCACTACGAACACGGCAGTGCGCCGTGGACCGACGCCTACATCAACGGCTGGATCCTCGACCCCGACCGCAAGAAGATGTCGAAGTCGAAGGGCAACGCCACCACCCCGAGCGACATGCTCGAGGCCAACGGCACCGACGCCGTGCGCTACTGGGCCGCCATCGCGCGCCCGGGCACCGACACCGTCGACGACCCGCAGCAGATCAAGATCGGCCGCCGCCTCGCGATGAAGCTGCTCAACGCGAGCAAGTTCGCGCTGACGATGGGCACCGAGGGTGAACCCGTCGGCGGCGTCGAGGCGATCACCGAGCCGCTCGACCGCGCGATGATCGCCGGTCTCGCGCAGGTTGTGGAGCAGGCCACCCGGGCGTACGAGGCGTGGGACTACGCCCGCGCGCTCGACGTGACCGAGACCTTCTTCTGGACCTTCTGCGACGACTACATCGAGCTGGTGAAGGACCGCGCCTACGGCGGTCGTGACAACCCGGTCGCACCCGAGGCAGCTGCCTCCGCGCGGGCTGCCCTGCGGCTGGCCCTCGATGTGCAGCTGCGTCTGCTCGCGCCGGTGCTGTGCTACTCGGCCGAGGAGGTGTGGTCGTGGTTCAAGCAGGGTTCGGTGCACAAGGCCGCGTGGCCGTCGGTCGACGAATTGTCTTCGGCCGCAGGTGATTCCGCGGTGCTCGACGCCGTCGGCGCGGCGCTGGCGGGTGTGCGCAAGGCGAAGTCCGACGCCAAGCTCGGCATGCGTGCCGAGGTCAGCTCGATCACCTTCGCCGGTCCGGCCGAAACGCTCGACCGGGTGCGTAGCGGCGAGGCCGACCTGCGCGCCGCCGGCAAGGTGACCGGGCTGGCGTACGCCGATGCCGACGCCTTCGAGGTGCGTGACGCGCAGCTGATCCCGCCGCCGCCGAAGAGCTGA
- a CDS encoding DUF4129 domain-containing protein, whose amino-acid sequence MTNVVAVTAVVVMAAAVAVVYRRPALVTYTDVTPPVRPSPSPTTTSTPLPGAGQAPTVPVPDLSGYGPDLTRLFVFGCAVVALAATCWLVVALVRAIGLRHRRLHTPPVALAPPLATLVAESVEHSLTDLSVGTPDNAIIRCWVGLQDAARAAGVEPRPSETSAELTVRLLDELSVDRASVSRLAALYREARFSTHDLTEDDRAAALAALTAIRRSLPDAAVSHA is encoded by the coding sequence GTGACGAATGTCGTCGCGGTGACCGCGGTGGTCGTCATGGCTGCGGCGGTCGCCGTGGTGTACCGACGTCCGGCACTGGTCACCTACACCGACGTCACCCCGCCGGTACGCCCCTCCCCGTCGCCCACCACGACGTCGACTCCTCTACCGGGTGCGGGTCAGGCCCCAACGGTCCCGGTCCCCGATCTGAGCGGGTACGGCCCCGACCTGACCCGACTGTTCGTGTTCGGTTGTGCGGTAGTTGCTCTCGCCGCAACCTGTTGGCTGGTCGTCGCGCTCGTGCGGGCCATCGGTCTGCGGCATCGCCGGCTGCACACGCCTCCGGTGGCGCTCGCCCCGCCGCTGGCCACGCTCGTCGCGGAGTCGGTCGAACACTCGCTCACCGACCTGTCGGTCGGCACCCCGGACAACGCGATCATCCGGTGCTGGGTGGGCCTGCAGGACGCCGCCCGCGCGGCCGGCGTCGAGCCCCGGCCGAGCGAGACGTCGGCCGAGCTCACCGTCCGGTTGCTCGACGAGTTGTCGGTCGACCGCGCTTCGGTGAGTCGCCTGGCCGCGTTGTACCGCGAAGCGCGGTTCTCCACCCACGATCTGACCGAGGACGACCGTGCGGCGGCGCTCGCAGCGCTGACCGCCATCAGGCGGTCGCTGCCGGATGCGGCGGTTTCCCATGCCTGA